The genomic stretch CAAACCTTGATAGCCGAATATCAACCAATTGAAATTGTGCTGGGATGGCCAAAAAATCTGCGTGGTCAAGAAGGGCCAGCCGTGGAATATATGAGCCAGGTGGCGGAGAAACTTACAGTATTTGGGCTAGACATTCGGTTAATAGATGAACGCTTAACTACCGCAACGGTTAATAAGCAATTCTTGGCAATGGGAAAATCGACGAAAAAGACAAGAGAAATTGTTGATCAAGCCGCCGCCGCAGCTATTCTCACTAGCGCAATCGAAGAAGAAAAGCAGACCTTAAAACCACCAGGTAGGCTATTTCAAGATGGCAGATAGGAGTTGAGTCGTGAGCGAATC from Vaginimicrobium propionicum encodes the following:
- the ruvX gene encoding Holliday junction resolvase RuvX; the protein is MPSFRRGVRLAIDWGKARIGVAACDADALLAYPVETVPNDDSTMARLQTLIAEYQPIEIVLGWPKNLRGQEGPAVEYMSQVAEKLTVFGLDIRLIDERLTTATVNKQFLAMGKSTKKTREIVDQAAAAAILTSAIEEEKQTLKPPGRLFQDGR